Proteins from one Verrucomicrobiota bacterium genomic window:
- the uxaC gene encoding glucuronate isomerase, translated as MNKLIHDHFLLKTRTAQRLFHEHAKALPIIDYHCHLVAGDLATDRSFDNLAQLWLVNDPYKHRAMRIAGVPERFITGNAGDREKFDAWAATVPQTLGNPLFHWSALELQRYFGISEMLSPVTADKIWHHANDCLRSQTCSARGLIQQTNVECLCTSDRLTDDLQTHACLAKTDFATRVLPSLRGDDLLAIEATTYPVWLAQLGTTTGTVINSFATFRQAVLQRLDVFHQLGCRLADHALDDFYYLVSAENETAALFNRRISGGALSPEDFGRLKSGLLLFLGGEYGRRGWAMQLHLGAQRDTSTRLRKLAGPAGGYAGIGKTSNIHSLCRFFDDLEQQSALPRTILYPLNPADNAALATLTGAYAEDGIRGKIQFGPAWWYNDHAWGIRQQLEATANYGLLSAFIGMTTDSRSLLSMTRHEYFRRVLCDFLGEQVESGLMPLDEALLGRYVRDIAYENARRWFLL; from the coding sequence ATGAACAAACTGATCCACGATCATTTCCTGTTGAAAACGCGGACTGCGCAGCGTCTGTTTCATGAGCACGCCAAAGCACTGCCGATCATTGACTACCATTGTCATCTGGTTGCTGGTGACCTGGCCACGGATCGCTCATTCGATAACCTTGCCCAGCTCTGGCTGGTCAATGATCCCTATAAGCATCGGGCCATGCGGATTGCGGGTGTGCCGGAACGCTTCATCACTGGAAACGCCGGCGACCGCGAAAAATTCGATGCCTGGGCGGCCACCGTCCCACAGACGCTCGGTAATCCGCTCTTCCACTGGTCCGCCCTCGAGTTGCAGCGCTACTTTGGTATTTCCGAAATGCTCTCCCCCGTCACGGCGGATAAAATCTGGCATCACGCAAATGACTGCCTGCGTTCACAGACCTGCTCGGCTCGCGGGCTCATTCAGCAGACAAATGTGGAGTGCCTCTGCACCTCGGATCGGTTAACCGACGACCTCCAGACGCATGCGTGTCTGGCGAAAACCGATTTTGCCACGCGCGTGCTGCCATCCTTGCGCGGCGATGACCTCCTGGCCATTGAAGCGACAACGTATCCCGTTTGGCTTGCACAGCTTGGAACCACCACGGGAACCGTCATCAATTCCTTCGCCACATTTAGGCAAGCGGTGCTTCAACGACTCGACGTCTTTCATCAGTTGGGCTGCCGGCTGGCCGATCACGCGCTGGACGATTTTTATTATCTGGTTTCTGCCGAAAATGAGACTGCCGCCTTGTTCAACCGCAGGATTTCCGGTGGCGCGCTTTCCCCAGAGGATTTTGGGCGACTCAAATCCGGACTGCTGCTTTTCCTTGGCGGTGAATATGGCCGGCGCGGTTGGGCGATGCAACTGCACCTCGGTGCCCAGCGAGACACCAGCACCCGGTTGCGTAAACTAGCCGGCCCCGCCGGCGGGTATGCGGGCATTGGTAAAACCAGCAACATCCATAGCCTATGCCGATTCTTTGACGATCTGGAACAACAATCGGCCCTGCCACGCACCATTCTTTATCCGTTAAATCCTGCGGATAATGCCGCCTTGGCCACCTTGACTGGCGCTTATGCTGAAGACGGCATCCGTGGGAAAATTCAATTTGGACCGGCCTGGTGGTATAATGATCACGCCTGGGGCATTCGCCAACAACTTGAAGCAACTGCAAATTACGGTCTGCTGTCAGCGTTCATTGGCATGACCACGGATTCCCGCAGCTTACTTTCCATGACGCGTCATGAATATTTTCGGCGGGTGCTGTGCGATTTCCTTGGCGAACAGGTCGAATCGGGCCTGATGCCTCTGGATGAAGCGCTGCTGGGCCGTTATGTCCGGGATATTGCTTATGAAAACGCCCGGCGCTGGTTTTTGTTATGA